Within the Atribacterota bacterium genome, the region CCCAAAAATCCAAAAATAAAACTTTGTTCAGGTCAAGAGCTTTCTGTAAATATTCATTAGAAAAAGTTGCTTTATATAATTCCAGCAAACCCCATATTAAAAATGCATAATCGTCAAGAAAACCCGGAATGGCGGCATCTCCTTCACTGTAGCGGTGAAGCAGGTGATTCGAAGAATCCTCTAATCTTCTGAATATAAAATCAGCCGCTTCCTTTGCTACTTCTAAAAAATCTTCATCTTCCAGAACCTGAGCAGCTTTGGCGAGTGCTGCAATTATCAGTCCATTCCAATCAGTTAGTATTTTTCTATCTTTATCAGGAGGTATCCGCTTGGCTCGAATTCCATACAGTTTTTCACGTATCTTTTCCCATTTCCCTGTATCAGATACCACTATCTCTTTTGTAATATCAGCCCGGGTTTGCTCTTGAAAACCTTTATAAAAGATATTACGATTTCCAAAAATTTCCCCAGGTTGTCCCTTTTTATATAGATTTCCTTCTGTTTCTATATTTAAGTACTTTTTAACAAAAACAAATTCATCTTTATCTAAAATATCTTTCAGCTCCTTCTCAGTCCACAGGTAGTACTTGCCTTCTTCTCCCTCACTATCCGCATCTTCAGCTGAATAAAATCCTCCTTCTTCTGACATCATATCTCTTGTAACATAATTGAGAATCTTCCTTGCGGTATCACTATAAATAATCTTACCGGTCATCTGATATGCTTCAAGATAGGACATGCTTAACAATGCCTGATCATAGAGCATTTTTTCAAAATGAGGAAGTATCCAATTTTTATCAGTTGAGTAGCGATGGAATCCAAATCCAATATGATCAAAAATTCCTCCTGCCTGCATTGATTGCAAGGTCTTCTCGACCATCGCTAAAGCCTGCTCATTTTCAGTTCTTTTCCAATATCGAAGGAGAAAAAGAAGCTGGTGGGGAGAAGGGAATTTGGGAGCCTTTCCGAAACCACCTGCCTTATTGTCAAATCTATC harbors:
- a CDS encoding thioredoxin domain-containing protein; the protein is MEHKKYQNRLLYEKSPYLQQHAHNPVNWFPWKEEAFNKANKENKPVFLSIGYSTCHWCHVMAHESFEDESVARLINEIFIPVKVDREERPDIDKVYMQVAILMTGSGGWPLTIFLTPDKTPFFAATYIPKNNQYGHKGLIEILQQVKELWKYQQNKLLEQGNQLIDALQKNSVNLNGEILTNEILERAYQEFSDRFDNKAGGFGKAPKFPSPHQLLFLLRYWKRTENEQALAMVEKTLQSMQAGGIFDHIGFGFHRYSTDKNWILPHFEKMLYDQALLSMSYLEAYQMTGKIIYSDTARKILNYVTRDMMSEEGGFYSAEDADSEGEEGKYYLWTEKELKDILDKDEFVFVKKYLNIETEGNLYKKGQPGEIFGNRNIFYKGFQEQTRADITKEIVVSDTGKWEKIREKLYGIRAKRIPPDKDRKILTDWNGLIIAALAKAAQVLEDEDFLEVAKEAADFIFRRLEDSSNHLLHRYSEGDAAIPGFLDDYAFLIWGLLELYKATFSNEYLQKALDLNKVLFLDFWDEKNGGFYFTSANNEQLLIRQKEVYDGAIPSGNSVAFCNLLKLADFTGNKQFKQRAYQLLKAFSPMVEQNPSAYAYFLTGVDLLYL